The Mercurialis annua linkage group LG7, ddMerAnnu1.2, whole genome shotgun sequence genome includes the window tctagtgagttggactcacactttgggattaagagtctggtcgcgatcgacgtggtCGAGTGTAAACACTCCCGgatcggaccatttggatcaatttgatttgattatatatatatatatatatatatatatatatatatatatatatatatatatatatatatatatatatatatgattgatatgttcgaggattagggtttcaatcggatcttgtacttggctgcatatgatttgaatgctattgcattgttttatattttacttgaatatttattagtaaatgtatgaactcactcagcataTTCCCGTAtgctgacccctcacagatttccttttcaggtgaaagacgtttttgaagcaacagacttctatTCTACTTctagaagtctgtatttttgaaagtatgtaaagaaacaatactttactcGTAGAGCTGCAATAGATAGATGTTTTGTATTTCAGTTTGTACTAAACGGTTTTCTGtatatataactttaacgttttataGTTATGAGTATTTTACGCCTGCTGCATTATTTATTGTTTGTGATTGTCAAAGGATATGTATACCTGGCATGTTCTCAGTATGACACATGTATgagtatgtcatgcatgatgtTTGTATTTGCGTAAAATTGTTTTACGTTTtcaggcttgttacgggtttcggagctatcactcccattACCTAGCGCCGGtatcggcccatgagattgggtcgtgacattagtagctcattaattgctatttagttaattgttaattattgGTGGCTTATTGGTATCTTGTTTGTTGATCTTTAATTGCTTTTCgtacttgttatattttatttccattttggttacttttttttattgggGATTCATTTTATACAATTACAATGttcaaacaaatattttttttttatcaaaaattattaatctataatataattttattttttgttataatgTATGAATattggtaaaataaattatttgcataatacaaaaaaaattaatcagagataggtttaaaaaaattaaaattctttagATGAAAACAACTTAATGTAGCATATGAAGGGTGTACAAGTATAATAAGAAAACATGTAGGAATGACGTTAAAActttatttgtaattttctaATTATATCAAGAATATATGTCCAGTAACTTCTTGTAACATCattacaaatttaaacaataacATAACATTATTCGACtattataataacaaaaaatattttatgctttaaattgtatttattgacttttaattttttagtagcTCGTTATAGTATTTTAGTTGCTCATTAATTGCTTTTAGGTAGCTCGTTAGTAGCATTTTAATCGTTTGTTGCTTTTAGATAGTTCATTAATATCTCGTTAATTGTtattaacatatttaaaaaaacatgcATTGTCGAAGTCTTTTATGTTAACTCTAAAAtaacaaacttttcataaatattaaatctctaaaaaaaagtCACGATTCAACATTTGTTCCAATGTGGGCCTAATTTGGATGGTTAAGCCATCTCTAAGTGCATCAAGAGGTTGTAGGTTTAAACCACGCATCGGTAACTAAcaaactaacaattgagactctaaagagtcgattaccatttttgacaaaaaaaacatttattcaaaaaagtcgatatatgataatatattgttgataataaaaaatactacACCTACTAActtcaaaaaataaagaaattatggtgaaagtaattttaaaaattaaaattaaaatataaatcaaatcaaaataacaaatttataaatataaaagataaatgTCTAAGcttgaaaaaatcaaaaagaaaagataataaaaaatttaattatagaagataaatgtataaattaagaaaaactgaaaaataagtgtttaataattaaaaataagtgtttaaaatttgataacaaatttccaaataaaaacatattaagtatttaattgaaaaataaatgtgtgtacaataataaaattaaattactaacaTTAATCATATAACaattactaatattatttattcttatatttatcatcttaataaaaaatatagataaattaaattataattatctgaatagaaaataaaataaacaataaatgaataagaatcaaataaatatgattgaataaataaaataaagagaaaatgacaaaactatacaaaaaaagAAAGCAAATAACAACATTACTTACTCAGCCAAATAATTACATCAGTACATACAAAATCTGAAAAATTGCATCAAATACATACTCCACAAGAAGCTGACACGTTGCAAGGAGAGTAGGGtagaaaaaagtcaaaaacgcgtcagaataggtcaaaaacgcgtcagaaacgcgtctgacatgcgTCTGACACGCGCATCATAACCGTgcgtcagtcacgcgtcagttcgtcaaactattcaaacatgtatcatttatgtatctgatatgtatcaGATATGAATCAAGGACATACCTGATTattactttttcatatttctaaaacaaacataaatttataaataaataaatatattattaatatgtattatttatgtgtctctaaggtgtatttataatatattttaaattaaaatatatatgtatcacgtgctttaattaaaattcacgcatcaaataatatcaataacattCTAATATGTTACTATTCACTATAAATTAAAGCatagaaataataaattatgaggtgtatatataatatcaaaatgttattgatattatttgatattttattgtctttgaggtgtatatataatatattttaaattaaagatacaCCTATCACATACTTTAATTGAAATTCACGCATCAATAACATCTTTATATGTTACTCGATATAGATATCTTtaatatacatgatatatacacaAAAAAAGAACTCATAGCAATATTATCCACTTCATTAGCATTAAAATTAGAACATTGGTCTCGTGTAGTcctagaaaataaaaataaaaatattttttttttatttgcaacAATTTCTCATTATGCGTCTCAACTATTTCTGATATATATAAGCGATGTATTGTATATGTATAGTATTTGTATGTGAGTTGTATATATAAcgcattgaatatataatttacgggtagttgaaatgtatttataacatatattaaaataaaaatatgccacatgctctgtaaattgtataaaatatttatcaataatacgtattaaggatatatttatcatattttaattgtatatgaaagatgtatctaacaaatatatctaaaagacatatatatttatttataatatatatatataaatattttttaagttgttTCTGCTATGTATTGATGATGTATCCTaaatgtatcagatatgtatcaaaaatgtatctcGAAAGCATTAAGGTACCACCATTGACGAGATGACGCGTATACTATTAAGGATATATCTATcacgtataaattatatattaaaaattaatattagcaAATACAACTAAAATACATGTATAACATTTGTATCGAATATGTATCGAATACGTATTGGAGATGTATCCATTATCTAATTACGAGATctgaattatatttaaaatacaaagTAACATATTTTAGATTTCcaagtataaaataaatataacacaCCAATAAATCAAACCCTACCACCgccattatttatattttgtgaAGATGACCATATCATATTAACTAcaataaatgtattaaatatgtatcaaaattatatccataatataaaattttgacaataatctatttataataaatcttcaaaatataaaaacaaacgGATCGAATTAGTCggttggtttaatttttttaatgtattaaatatgtatctcatatataatataatataatataaaattttgaaacagATTTTTAAGAACTGGAAAAATATTTCTTTAAATGCAAATATCAACTAAAAAcaactttatgaaaaaataaagtacGAATCTTTTAATTGCTTGCGTGAGAAAAAAATGGCTTTTATGAATTGAGAGTTCTCTTTTTCCGTGTTTTGTTTTAGATCAAGCAAAATGAGCCAaaaattttcttttctcttttctttctttctaatTATTTATACACACATGTGATAGGGAATACATATAGTCAATACATAGCATCTGAACACAAACTTCCAATTGCATTCTCTCCCATTTCTCATAACCAGTACAAAAAAAACtctaatatttatcaaaattaaaaagaaccCTATTCATTATTCAGCTTACTAAACAAAACTCATCTCTCAAGATCAAATTTTTCTTAATATAGTTAGTTAGTTATTGTTTTAccatttgttataattttatttcttttctttgtaTATAAAGAAAATGACCATGAAGTTGTTCCTTCTAAACATGACTGTCAAAACATAAAAGAAGATTCAGGCCACCGCGGTTATTCCGGCGAAGCTTGCTGCAATTCCACCGACGGTCATAAAAAAGATCAAAAGCGCCGAGCCGAGAGATATGCCTTATGAAGAATTAGAAAGAGCAACAAATGGTTTTTCTGAGACTAATTTACTAAGCGAAGGCGGATTTGGCAAAATCTATCTTACACGACGAAGTGGTCGCCgtgaaaatatttaaagattaaaacttTGAATTTGTGAACCAATAATGAATCAATTTAAGTTAATGggtgttatttgtttttttctattttgcACCACACCATGGATCAAGAGAAGAATGAATAGATGAGCAGAGGAATGAGATAAGAGAGTAGGGTGAGTAGAGGGAAAAGAGAAGGAGAAATAGAAAGAAAGGTGACAGGTGTAGGGTAGGAACGATTCACGTAAAACATGTAAAATAATCCCATTTTCAGCACTTTAATGTAGTAAATAAATTAGCATAGGTGAAAGAATATAGAAGCcttagcatttttgtaaaataagCCCGCATTCAGCCCATgagtgtaattttctctaaaataaAACAGCTACTaacaataataagaaaataaatataagaaataaaaatacgaATAGGACAATATAGTTACATAGTGAAAATATAGTATAACAAGAGATATTGTGTCTAATATGCATCTGTCAAAGAAGCAAAATGAATGCCACTGGGAAAAGAAcgtaattttgaaaataaaaaattaaaaagaagaacAATCGCAATTGTGACTTTAGACGAAGTATAATTGCTAAGATAATAGATTTAGACGTATTACatataattttctcaaaaaattatGACCCAAAATTACACAAACTAAAAATGCCTAAATCCAAACCCATCCGAAAACACTCATTTACCACCTCTATTTAATATAgagaaaatcacatttttaccaCATTAATTAATCAGTATTTCACAAATTACCACCTAGCTCTCCTATTTTACAGTACTaccaaaaacaatcaaaacttttcaccacCACCATCCCTATCATATGATGCCACGTGTAATAGATAGCTCATTACTGTTAGTGAGAATTTACCACGGGATCCGCGCCTTATTTATTGTTGCATTCTCTTAAAACACGGGTTTCTTTCCTAGCTGATTCAAATAACACttgattttttcctttttaaaagatatcaaatcaaaaacacatcacaaatacacaaaatatatcATCGTCTTCTTCCTCAAAAATAGCATCGTCTTCTTCCTCAAATCTTTTATCTCAAATATTGTATCATCATGGAATCTATTCCAGTGATGATACAACACAAAGGCAATTGGATTGAAGCAAATCAATATGCAGATTTTGAAGTTATTGGTGTCATGATTCCTCAAAATTCTACATATTTGGATCTTCTATATATAATAGCACAAGAAATACAagtaaatttggaaaaacaagaATATTGAGATAAAATATCAAGTAAAGATTCAGTATCCACCACTCAAAATCAGTGATGATTCAAGCTTCAGATTTTACTTAGAAATCAAGAAAAAGGAAATCGACTTCACTATGTATCCTCTCTGCATAGTAGTTATCAGTGATACTAGCCAGATATAGACAATTCTTCCAGATGCATCGGCAAGTATTTCAACAGCTATTTCAGAATCAAACAGAGACCAAGATACCATATCGATACACGATAGATACATGTCTGATACATTCGACGAAATAGGTCAGTATACAAAACTTCTTGCAATTGATACAATAGACTGTAACGATGATCAAAATCAAGAATCAGTATCAGATCCACTACAAGATATAGATCTGACAGTTGGAAAAACTTTCAAAGATAAAGCTACTCTTCAAGCATGCTTACGACTTCATGCAATCAATAATCACTACCAACAAAAGACAGTTAAATCATGCCAAAAGAACATTTTTGTAAAATGTATCGATGATACATGTCAATGGTATCTGAAAGCGTAAATTAATGTTCACACAAAACAGTTCATCATTCGTAAACAAGACATGAACCACACATGCCCGATAGAGACCAGATTCAACAATCAAAAACAAGCATCAGCATCACACATAGCGGCATCCATCAAAATGAAGTATCTCAATGTCAAAGCAACATACACACCATTAGATATAAGGAATGATATGCAGACTTTACATGGAGTCAAGATCAGTTATATGATGGCTTGGAGATCAAGAGAATTGGCATTTGAAATGTTAAGAGGAAAGCCTTGTGAATCTTACAAATCGCTGCCTACTTTTTTATATATGCTTGGAACTAGAAACCCGGGATCTAGCATAGACATACAATTGAGAGATGACAGCACATTTTTGTATGTATTTACAGCATTAAAAGCTTCAATTACAGGATGGCAGTATTGCAAACCAGTAATTGTAGTTGATGCTACATTCTTGAAGGCAACATTTGGTGGCACACTTCTTGTTACAACAGCTCAAGATGCAGCTGGAAAGCTGTTTCCTCTAGCATTTTCTGCTGTGGATTCAGAAAATGATGACTCATGGCATTATTTCTTCACTAAAATAAAACAGGCCTTTGGAACAAGAGAAGGTATCTGCATTGTATCAGATAGACATCTCAGCATAGAGTCAGCTATTAAAAGGATTTATCCTGAAGCTACTCATGGCGTATGCATGTTTCACCTTCTCAATAACCTCAAGACAAATTTCAAGAGAAATGCCAAGAAACTTAAAGAACCTTTCTTTGCAGCAGCAAGAGCATACACCGAGGTTGAATTTGACTACCACATGAAAGTGTTGGACAACTTAGATGCTCGAGTAAGACCATTTCTTCAgcaaatcaaatatgaaaggtGGTCAAGGGTACATTCTCTCAAAAACAGGTATAAAACTATGACATCTAATTTAGCTGAATCATTAAACGCAGCAATATTACATGCAAGAGAACTGCCGATCACAGCCTTATTTATGCACCTACATGACCTCCAACAAGAGTACTCATACAAACACAGAAAAATTGCTATCGATACAGTCACAACACTTTCAACCATCCATGAAGATATACTTCTGCAAAATTACATTAATTCACTGAAACTACAGGTATGTAAAACTCATATTAGATAGTACAACACTATTTTATgttgtatatattatatatatgctTTTCTGTGAAGTTCATAAATTTCTGTCTTTTtcaatgtatcaaatatgtatataaacGGTATCTTgctattgtttttattatactaGGTGAAACCATCTTCAGATGATATCATAACAGTTCTCGAGAATGGTAAAAAGTACACAGTCAACATGGTCGAGAGAACATGTACATGCAAAAAGTTTGATATCGATGAAATTCCTTGTAAACATGCCATAGCATTTCTAGCCGACAAGAAGATTGAACCTTATGCGTACTGCTCAAGATACTATACAAATGCAGCTATGTTAGCGACATATTCTGAAACTGTATATCCATTGGAGAAGGAAGAAGAATGGATTATTCCAGAACATATCAAGAACATGATTGTCAAACCACCCCAAAATAGAACACGAACTGGAAGGCCTAAAAAGGGTAGGTACCAGTCAAAGTGGGGAAATCCGAAAAACGATCCGAATCAAGGGCAATGTGGAAAATGCGGACACGCTGGACATAATAGGAAGACATGCCGAAACAAGCCAAAAGATACCTAGATTATTCATTTCTTTCAGtgttttttattctattttaaactTCCAAGTATTATATACAATTCTGATACATTAAAGAGTGATGTATGTCAATTTCTAATTGCGTAGAACATACATATCtgatattatattaaatgtCAGATACATATATTATACAGGTTTGATACATACATGATACACAAAATAATACATACAGCATCACAAAAACAATTACATATGTATATCTGGTAACATGTTAAATTCAGATACATATATTATACCTGtaagatatataaatgatacATTCAACTTAAAAAAAGTGCAAGTGTGAATAAAAAGGAATATTAAAGTAAAAGATTACTtcattaattcaaacaaaaaacatTGTTTACTtcattaattcaaacaaaaaacagTGTTCAAACaaacctaaaaaataaaacacacaaAAAGCACAAAAAAACATTGTTCATTCAAAATAACAACTACAGTTTCAGTTTTCCAGCTCGAATCTTGTATCTTTTTGCTTTCACATTCCCATCCATCTGGTCCTTGTCCTGATAACTCTCTGATTCACTGACAACATTAAACATATTCTTCCATTTTCCATACTTATAAAGACCAAAAGACAAACGCTTTCGATGGGAATTCACATCAAATTCTTTTGTAAGCTCCTGCTCTCTCCCATGCACAATATATTCAGCAAAAGAGAATGCAAAAACTCCACAATCACTgcataaaaaaacacaaaatacatGTCAGATAcaatatatatgtaaataaataaaattacaaaaactatACTTACTTGAACTGTTGTTCTGACATGTCATATTTAACAATCAACTGAAAAGAATCTTCTAATCCTTGACTTGTATAGAACGGTGAACGCAAATTAGAAAAGGGATTATCTTTGAACACATCTAACTTGGAAAGAAATAAAGGAAGATAAGAGGCATAATTATTCCCAATCAATCTAGTTGACGAAGCACTCAAAGTTGAACGCATGGAATTATAGATTGTGATCGTCTTGAGCTTAAAATCCAGTACTGCAAGGGCCCAATGATTATTTGAAGACACATGGAAAGGGATCAACACAAATTCACACTCAACCCATGGAGTATTCGCAATCATACGTTTGCCACGTATATACTGAGAAATTGGATGATCTTCATAAATCAGGTCTCGGTCTCCGGTATCCTTGAAAAGCCTCACAAAAGATTGAAAAGTTTGATCGAAATAATTGTCGGTTGTTGTGAACTTCATTTGTATGCTACTGTTATATTTTCCTTTCTTCCTCAGATAGTAAAATAAGATATCCATGTGCTGCATTAACAAAATGTATTATAAGTGTACTAAAATTATCTTTAAGTAAAATACATGTATCAAATGTGTATCATATGTGTATCacaactaaataataaacaacaattaCCCGTGTATTCAATGACTGTCCACCATACTCCAGAACGAAAAAGAAATCTTTCGCATCAATGACATCAACACCAAAATTGAAAGGAGGATTGATAGAATTTTCTGTTTCCTTAATAAATCTTCCTCTGCAAACAAAAGATatcaaaaactataaaatatcaataaaaaaagctTAAATCTAAACAAAAAAGAGCTTACTCTTTGGCCTTGGGATATCTCAAATGTCCTTTACCAATCCAGTCATGATACTCCGGATATTCATCGCACATTAAAACATCTCCTAAATTATTGTCCAATGGACACAATTTAGGAACAACAAAAGTAGCATTCTCTATGCGGTATTCGTTGTTTTCAGAACTGAATTTAGCCAAGTATGGAGATTTCAATCAATTACTCGGCTTGATATTCCGTTTGTTATCCATAGGAGTAGTAAAATTCTTCTTCTCAGAAAATAGAACATCATCAGCAACCATTTTCACATCAGCTTCACTTACTCTCCCCATAGAAAACTAAAATTTAGAAAAGaacaattataacataaatatacataactgatacatatttgataccaTATTGATACACAACATACCTCGCCAGCAGCCATTTTCACATCAGCCATTTCCAAACCAACCTGACTTACATTCTCAATAGGggtctaaaaattaaaatacaaataaaaaataaaaaattaagcatgaaaaaattaattttaggaaaataacaattataacataaatatactTAAATGATACATATTCAATACAGTATTGATACACAACATACCTCGCCAGCAGCCGTTTCTAAACCAACCTGATTTACATCCTCAACAGggacctaaaattaaaaaaaattaaaatatagatataaaatgaaattaagcatgaagaaattaaattataccTCAACATGCATCGATCTACCATCACCGCCATCATCATCTTTCTTATTACCACCACCACCAACACCACCATCATCATCTTTCTTATTACCACCACCAACACCACCACCAACACCACCATCATCATTTCTATCATTATCCTTCtcatcttttatatttttttgctcATCCTCTTTGTCCTCCTCAGCCTCATCTTCTTTCTCCTCAGACTCATCTTTTTATTCTCAGCCTCATCTTTGTCCTTCTCAACCTCATCTTCTTTCTCCTCAGCCTCATCTTTTTTATCCTCAGCCTCATCTTTGtcctcttcttcatttttctcaTCCTCATCTTTGTtctcttcttcatttttctcaTACTCATCATCACCATCCTCGCCATTATCAGCATCATCTTTATATCCAGTTTGAAAAATGTAATCAGAAACCTGAAATACAGTTTAAATACACAAAATGATATACAGTTTGTAtgatacataaaatatacagtTTTGATACACACCATGatacattaaaatataaaataaaaacctcttACCCCTATATTATCATCATCATTGGGAACTTCATTTACAGCAACAGACTTagaaaactataaaaaatagataaattagcttaaacaaaaacattaaaGATATTCAAAAAACTATAATTAACAATAAACGATACCTTAGGCATGCT containing:
- the LOC126656998 gene encoding uncharacterized protein LOC126656998: MSDTFDEIGQYTKLLAIDTIDCNDDQNQESVSDPLQDIDLTVGKTFKDKATLQACLRLHAINNHYQQKTFIIRKQDMNHTCPIETRFNNQKQASASHIAASIKMKYLNVKATYTPLDIRNDMQTLHGVKISYMMAWRSRELAFEMLRGKPCESYKSLPTFLYMLGTRNPGSSIDIQLRDDSTFLYVFTALKASITGWQYCKPVIVVDATFLKATFGGTLLVTTAQDAAGKLFPLAFSAVDSENDDSWHYFFTKIKQAFGTREGICIVSDRHLSIESAIKRIYPEATHGVCMFHLLNNLKTNFKRNAKKLKEPFFAAARAYTEVEFDYHMKVLDNLDARVRPFLQQIKYERWSRVHSLKNRYKTMTSNLAESLNAAILHARELPITALFMHLHDLQQEYSYKHRKIAIDTVTTLSTIHEDILLQNYINSLKLQVKPSSDDIITVLENGKKYTVNMVERTCTCKKFDIDEIPCKHAIAFLADKKIEPYAYCSRYYTNAAMLATYSETVYPLEKEEEWIIPEHIKNMIVKPPQNRTRTGRPKKGRYQSKWGNPKNDPNQGQCGKCGHAGHNRKTCRNKPKDT
- the LOC126656999 gene encoding uncharacterized protein LOC126656999 — its product is MCDEYPEYHDWIGKGHLRYPKAKEGRFIKETENSINPPFNFGVDVIDAKDFFFVLEYGGQSLNTRHMDILFYYLRKKGKYNSSIQMKFTTTDNYFDQTFQSFVRLFKDTGDRDLIYEDHPISQYIRGKRMIANTPWVECEFVLIPFHVSSNNHWALAVLDFKLKTITIYNSMRSTLSASSTRLIGNNYASYLPLFLSKLDVFKDNPFSNLRSPFYTSQGLEDSFQLIVKYDMSEQQFNDCGVFAFSFAEYIVHGREQELTKEFDVNSHRKRLSFGLYKYGKWKNMFNVVSESESYQDKDQMDGNVKAKRYKIRAGKLKLFV